A stretch of Candidatus Bathyarchaeota archaeon DNA encodes these proteins:
- a CDS encoding RtcB family protein: MEVPIKKINDQTWEVPVEYNRYMKVPARIYADESLLDGMKRDETLYQGINITQLPGIQKYGIILPDGHQGYGFPIGGVAGFNLDEGVITPGGVGYDINCGVRLMRTDLTYDEIKPVARKLIERIFQLVPCGVGVGSDVRLSVRELARAVSEGVNWAIGKGFGWEGDSVHLEEGGCMEEANPEKVSPRAMKRGSTQLGTLGAGNHFLEIARVKDVLDEKAAKSFGITERDQIVVWVHTGSRGFGHQVASDYIRVMDRAVRNHGLKIPVRELGCAPLGSREADDYYEAMSCAVNWAFLNRHIIMHRVRQAFEEVMGRSADSMGMDLVYGMTHNTAKKEEHVVDGKRMDLMVHRKGASRAFGPGRDDLPRDYRSVGQPVLLVGTMGTASYLLKGTERGEEISFASTAHGAGRVMSRTGARRRFDARSIVQELKRKGIVVKAASGRIVEEESPGSYKDVHRVADVSHRLGIGRKVMMSVPVAVAKG, translated from the coding sequence ATGGAGGTACCAATTAAGAAGATTAACGACCAGACATGGGAGGTCCCTGTGGAGTATAACCGGTATATGAAGGTGCCCGCTAGGATCTATGCGGATGAGTCTCTTCTGGACGGGATGAAACGAGATGAGACGTTATATCAGGGGATTAATATTACTCAGCTTCCGGGGATCCAAAAGTATGGTATCATTTTGCCTGATGGGCATCAGGGATATGGGTTCCCTATCGGGGGAGTGGCAGGTTTCAATCTGGACGAGGGGGTTATCACGCCAGGGGGTGTAGGGTATGATATTAACTGCGGCGTCAGGCTGATGAGAACGGATCTAACCTATGATGAGATTAAACCCGTTGCCCGGAAACTCATTGAGAGGATCTTTCAGTTGGTCCCCTGTGGAGTAGGTGTGGGAAGTGATGTCCGTCTCTCAGTCCGTGAACTTGCTAGAGCGGTCTCCGAGGGGGTAAACTGGGCGATTGGAAAGGGCTTTGGATGGGAGGGTGACTCGGTGCATCTGGAGGAGGGGGGCTGTATGGAGGAGGCCAATCCGGAAAAGGTCTCGCCTAGGGCCATGAAACGGGGCTCGACACAGTTAGGAACGTTGGGTGCCGGTAACCATTTCCTAGAAATTGCCCGAGTCAAAGATGTATTAGATGAAAAGGCGGCAAAGTCATTTGGCATCACGGAACGGGATCAGATCGTGGTCTGGGTTCATACGGGTTCTAGGGGTTTTGGACATCAAGTTGCGTCGGATTATATCCGAGTGATGGATCGGGCTGTGAGGAATCATGGACTCAAAATCCCGGTGCGGGAGCTAGGGTGCGCTCCACTGGGAAGTAGGGAGGCGGATGACTATTACGAAGCTATGAGTTGCGCGGTGAACTGGGCGTTCCTGAACAGGCATATCATCATGCATCGTGTAAGGCAAGCCTTCGAAGAGGTGATGGGACGATCTGCGGACAGTATGGGGATGGACTTGGTGTATGGGATGACACATAATACGGCAAAGAAGGAAGAGCACGTTGTGGATGGAAAACGTATGGATCTCATGGTGCACCGTAAGGGGGCCTCTCGGGCGTTCGGGCCTGGTAGGGACGATCTGCCTAGGGATTATAGGTCGGTAGGTCAACCAGTGCTCTTGGTAGGGACTATGGGGACTGCAAGTTACTTGTTGAAGGGTACGGAACGGGGTGAGGAGATCTCGTTCGCGAGTACTGCTCATGGTGCAGGGCGGGTGATGTCGAGGACGGGAGCCCGGAGACGATTCGACGCCCGGAGCATCGTCCAGGAGTTGAAGCGCAAGGGGATCGTTGTAAAAGCTGCGAGTGGGCGGATAGTAGAAGAAGAGAGCCCAGGAAGCTATAAGGACGTGCATAGAGTAGCAGATGTGAGTCACCGTTTGGGGATCGGGCGTAAGGTGATGATGTCCGTGCCTGTGGCTGTGGCGAAGGGATAG
- a CDS encoding AAA family ATPase — translation MNDLKIAVAGKGGVGKTFISGTLARLLAREGYNVLAVDADPNVNTASSLGVPSEIAEKIIPLSENKRLIEEKTGVPPNKFSTKVFRLTPNVSDIVEKFGVIGPDGVQLLVMGTVNDGGAGCMCPSNALLRVLVQHLLIQRKDILVMDMVAGLEHLGRGTARRMDTMLAVIEPRMKSVETVKRVIKLAKEIEVREVLAVGNKIRSERERLFIEEKMRAIGVEIAAYVPYDEAVVEADMEGIAPIDRDDSSPAISALFKLKECLKTRYSF, via the coding sequence ATGAATGATTTGAAGATCGCAGTCGCTGGGAAAGGAGGAGTAGGTAAGACCTTCATCTCTGGGACTCTTGCTAGATTGTTAGCTAGGGAAGGCTACAACGTCTTAGCTGTCGATGCAGACCCAAACGTTAACACTGCCTCCTCGCTGGGTGTACCCTCAGAAATCGCTGAAAAAATCATTCCGCTCTCGGAGAACAAGAGACTCATCGAGGAAAAAACAGGAGTCCCCCCAAATAAATTCAGCACCAAGGTCTTTCGGCTAACCCCAAATGTTAGTGATATCGTCGAAAAATTCGGGGTCATAGGTCCCGATGGCGTTCAACTGCTTGTGATGGGAACAGTGAATGATGGAGGTGCCGGCTGTATGTGTCCCTCAAACGCCCTTTTGAGAGTCCTTGTTCAACACCTGCTAATCCAGAGGAAAGATATCTTAGTCATGGACATGGTGGCTGGACTTGAGCACCTTGGCCGGGGTACAGCGAGGAGGATGGACACGATGCTCGCAGTTATAGAGCCTAGGATGAAGTCTGTAGAGACCGTGAAGAGAGTCATCAAACTTGCTAAAGAGATTGAAGTCCGAGAGGTCCTCGCCGTCGGGAACAAGATCCGCTCCGAAAGAGAACGTCTCTTCATAGAAGAGAAGATGAGAGCCATCGGCGTAGAAATAGCGGCGTATGTTCCTTACGATGAAGCAGTTGTCGAGGCTGACATGGAGGGTATAGCGCCTATTGACCGTGATGATAGCTCACCTGCTATCTCGGCCTTGTTTAAACTCAAAGAATGCCTAAAAACCCGATATTCCTTTTAA
- a CDS encoding HDIG domain-containing protein codes for MISREESLRLVKNHVKNRNLVNHMIAVSAIMKSMANHFGKDPTLWEAVGMLHDVDYERTSNDFLRHGLLSASIVENFLPEIGLKAIRAHNPMTGVKAESRMEISLFAADAISGMIVAGALVRPTRLEGMKPKSLRRRMKDKSFARKVNRENIIRCEEIGLDLNTFLALSIEAMQSVSDEIGL; via the coding sequence ATGATCTCACGAGAAGAGTCTCTGAGGCTAGTTAAGAATCATGTTAAGAATAGGAATCTCGTGAATCATATGATTGCAGTCTCTGCAATCATGAAAAGTATGGCAAATCATTTTGGCAAGGACCCAACTCTTTGGGAGGCTGTAGGGATGCTCCATGACGTTGACTACGAAAGGACCAGCAATGACTTCCTCAGACATGGACTCCTATCTGCTTCGATAGTGGAAAATTTCCTGCCCGAAATAGGACTAAAGGCCATCAGGGCCCATAACCCTATGACAGGGGTTAAAGCGGAGAGTAGGATGGAGATCAGTCTCTTTGCAGCTGATGCCATCTCTGGCATGATAGTTGCTGGTGCCCTTGTAAGGCCTACTAGACTCGAGGGCATGAAACCAAAGAGCCTGAGGAGGCGAATGAAAGACAAGTCTTTCGCGCGTAAGGTGAATAGAGAAAATATCATTAGGTGCGAAGAGATAGGGCTGGACCTTAATACGTTCCTCGCATTGAGTATCGAGGCGATGCAGTCGGTTAGTGACGAGATAGGGCTGTGA
- a CDS encoding lactate racemase domain-containing protein, which translates to MRLFVPAYEWYGWEDVALEFPESWDVREIRMEGHNEKSLNGGDLAKRLRRPVGTPPLSELARGKKRCAIVFDGMTRPTKVFQMLPAVLSELWEGGIEDDHIVFMMASGAQSGPMLFDFQKKLGAEILKKYLVFNHNPYDNLVELGETSNGSPIHINKEVMGCDLKVTIGALLPHLGYGFSGGSEMILPGIAGIESIIHNHRIREGTGSGSVEENMRRLDSEETARMVGVDFVVNAILNARCDVSDLVCGDVVNAHREAVKRARKHYVTQLWHGADVAIGNGYPMANEGYTAYRIAEESVRDKGDLVFLLYTPEGCRVNYYNGRFGTEYGGRGWRPDIYIKQPWKMNRVLVVAPEIQKSDGCYYGNGSVWVNDWRIALEHLMDRNGRDAKIAVYPTAAMQISERISKQRI; encoded by the coding sequence ATGAGGCTTTTCGTTCCCGCCTATGAGTGGTACGGCTGGGAGGATGTAGCGCTCGAGTTTCCTGAGTCTTGGGATGTTAGGGAGATCAGGATGGAAGGCCACAACGAAAAGTCTCTCAATGGAGGTGATCTAGCCAAGAGGTTGAGACGTCCCGTTGGAACTCCGCCCCTCAGCGAGCTCGCCCGCGGTAAGAAAAGGTGTGCCATTGTCTTCGATGGCATGACCCGGCCCACTAAGGTCTTTCAGATGCTCCCCGCGGTCCTTAGTGAGTTATGGGAGGGGGGTATTGAAGACGATCACATCGTCTTCATGATGGCGAGCGGGGCCCAATCGGGGCCGATGCTCTTCGACTTCCAGAAAAAACTGGGAGCGGAGATCCTGAAGAAGTATTTGGTTTTCAACCATAACCCTTATGATAATCTGGTAGAGCTCGGGGAGACCAGTAACGGGAGCCCAATTCACATCAATAAAGAGGTGATGGGATGCGACCTCAAAGTCACTATTGGGGCCCTATTGCCACATCTCGGTTACGGCTTTAGCGGTGGCTCCGAAATGATCCTTCCGGGGATCGCTGGCATCGAATCCATCATCCACAATCACCGGATCAGGGAAGGGACGGGATCTGGGAGCGTTGAAGAGAACATGAGGAGGCTAGATTCAGAGGAGACCGCGAGAATGGTTGGGGTTGACTTCGTTGTTAATGCCATCCTGAACGCCCGGTGCGACGTCTCGGATCTAGTCTGCGGGGATGTTGTCAATGCCCACAGAGAGGCGGTAAAACGGGCCCGTAAGCATTATGTTACACAGCTCTGGCACGGGGCTGATGTAGCGATAGGGAACGGCTACCCTATGGCCAACGAGGGTTACACGGCTTATAGGATCGCCGAGGAGTCCGTTCGGGACAAGGGGGACCTCGTGTTTCTCCTTTATACCCCAGAAGGATGTAGGGTCAACTATTATAACGGGCGTTTCGGGACGGAATATGGGGGGAGGGGATGGAGACCTGACATCTACATCAAACAGCCCTGGAAGATGAATAGAGTGTTAGTGGTTGCCCCCGAGATCCAAAAGTCGGACGGGTGCTACTACGGGAATGGCTCTGTCTGGGTAAATGACTGGAGGATTGCCCTGGAGCATCTCATGGACAGGAACGGTAGGGATGCCAAGATCGCCGTCTATCCTACGGCGGCGATGCAGATCTCGGAGAGGATCTCCAAACAAAGAATCTAG
- the guaA gene encoding glutamine-hydrolyzing GMP synthase — MGTSKLGKPDGIAILDFGGQYCHLIARRVREMNIYSEILPYDATISELNKLQDVMNLKGIILSGSPASLSIKDSPRLSDGILETGVPVLGLCYGHQLMAHMHDGDVRRGKQREYGITEATIDFPIGILNGLDPVEKVWMSHGDTVFSLSENFQVLAHTRTSPVAAFMHRTKPLHGLQWHPEVVHTNKGKHMLRNFLLDICQSERNWRPADFIETAVKEIQDTIGNSSAIIALSGGVDSSVAAALAAKAIGDRLVAVHVDHGLMRMNESDAVEKTFNKMGVDLVVARVQERFLEKLKGVLDPEEKRKIIGEEFIRVFEAEAMRTGAEYLIQGTIYPDRIESGFRSGSDTIKTHHNVGGIPSDIKFKGIIEPLRDFYKDEVRALGARLNMPPFIIERPPFPGPGLAIRIIGEVTLEKVEAVRLADAIVCEEVETSSLRDSAWQYLAILTNTRSTGVKGDERDYGLTCAVRIVESVDGMTANFSKAPWKVLERISTRITNSIPGVTRVVYDITHKPPATIEWE; from the coding sequence ATGGGGACCTCCAAGCTAGGGAAACCAGACGGCATCGCCATCTTGGACTTTGGCGGCCAGTATTGCCATCTTATTGCCCGCAGGGTCAGGGAGATGAACATCTACTCCGAGATCCTCCCATACGACGCCACCATTTCGGAGCTCAACAAGCTCCAGGACGTAATGAACCTCAAGGGAATCATCCTATCCGGGAGCCCTGCCAGCCTCAGTATTAAGGACTCGCCTAGACTGAGCGATGGAATCCTAGAGACTGGAGTCCCAGTCCTTGGCCTCTGCTATGGCCACCAGCTTATGGCCCACATGCATGATGGCGATGTTCGACGAGGAAAGCAGAGGGAGTACGGTATCACAGAGGCCACCATCGATTTTCCAATCGGAATCCTAAATGGACTGGACCCGGTAGAAAAGGTCTGGATGAGCCACGGTGACACCGTCTTCAGTCTCTCTGAGAATTTCCAGGTTCTCGCCCACACTCGGACCTCCCCTGTGGCGGCATTCATGCACAGGACGAAGCCCCTCCACGGCCTCCAGTGGCATCCCGAAGTAGTTCACACCAACAAGGGGAAACATATGCTCCGGAACTTTCTCCTTGACATCTGCCAGAGCGAACGGAACTGGAGGCCCGCCGACTTTATAGAGACGGCTGTCAAGGAGATCCAGGACACCATAGGAAATTCAAGTGCCATCATTGCCCTGAGTGGCGGAGTTGACTCCAGCGTTGCCGCTGCCCTTGCAGCCAAAGCCATAGGGGACAGGCTTGTCGCGGTCCATGTAGACCACGGCCTCATGAGAATGAACGAATCCGACGCCGTTGAGAAGACCTTCAACAAGATGGGGGTCGATCTCGTCGTGGCGAGGGTCCAGGAGCGCTTCCTAGAGAAACTTAAGGGAGTCTTAGACCCCGAGGAGAAGCGAAAGATCATTGGGGAGGAGTTCATCCGGGTCTTCGAGGCCGAGGCGATGCGCACCGGCGCAGAGTACCTAATCCAAGGCACTATCTACCCTGACCGGATAGAGTCAGGCTTTCGTAGCGGATCAGACACAATTAAAACCCACCACAACGTCGGTGGCATCCCTTCAGATATCAAGTTCAAAGGGATCATCGAACCCCTCCGAGACTTTTATAAGGATGAAGTCCGAGCCCTCGGAGCCCGCCTCAACATGCCTCCCTTCATAATCGAGCGGCCTCCCTTCCCGGGACCCGGCCTTGCCATAAGGATCATAGGGGAGGTTACTTTAGAGAAGGTTGAAGCCGTAAGACTGGCCGATGCAATAGTTTGTGAAGAAGTAGAGACCTCAAGCCTCAGGGATTCTGCCTGGCAGTATCTCGCCATCCTCACGAACACCAGAAGCACGGGGGTTAAGGGGGACGAAAGAGACTACGGCCTCACCTGCGCAGTCCGCATCGTGGAGAGCGTCGACGGGATGACCGCGAACTTCTCCAAGGCCCCCTGGAAAGTCCTAGAGCGAATATCTACCCGTATAACCAACTCTATCCCAGGGGTCACCCGGGTTGTTTATGACATCACTCATAAACCACCCGCTACAATAGAGTGGGAATGA
- a CDS encoding coenzyme F420-0:L-glutamate ligase, which yields MHQVKITAIRIKTKYWLPGTNYVNEIVESVKNILQDGDIVTISEKAISTAMGNLIDESQIEPGRLAKLLTSFWMRRLWGGPFGKLAKLRDHTIERLKKYPISEGAAHKQVALDHVGLIHALRHYSEGGIDASNLPYSYVCLPLKDPKRIADSIQIALDDVRNHLSVIIVDGDTTFSRRNLHIGPRNVPISGILYIGGFLTFLIGRKLNFTARSTPLVETGVFRNPDLVLTLANVSHRVRGHGAGRTVWDMAKRFGVGLTEVTWDMLRLVDHYPIAILRVED from the coding sequence GTGCACCAAGTGAAGATCACAGCGATAAGGATCAAGACCAAGTACTGGCTACCCGGTACAAACTATGTTAACGAGATTGTCGAATCGGTTAAAAATATTCTTCAAGACGGTGATATTGTCACTATTTCAGAGAAGGCTATCTCTACAGCCATGGGTAACCTTATCGATGAATCTCAGATCGAACCTGGGAGACTTGCTAAACTTCTGACATCATTCTGGATGAGGCGGTTATGGGGGGGTCCTTTCGGGAAACTCGCTAAACTGAGAGATCATACCATCGAAAGGTTGAAAAAATATCCTATCAGTGAGGGAGCTGCACACAAACAGGTGGCCCTCGATCATGTAGGACTCATTCATGCTCTAAGACATTATTCAGAGGGTGGGATCGACGCGAGCAATCTACCCTATTCCTACGTCTGCCTCCCACTTAAGGATCCAAAACGAATCGCGGACTCCATCCAAATTGCTTTAGATGATGTTAGGAACCATCTATCCGTAATTATCGTCGACGGAGATACTACATTCTCTAGAAGAAATCTTCACATAGGTCCACGGAATGTCCCAATCTCCGGGATCCTCTACATAGGAGGTTTCTTGACCTTTCTAATAGGGCGGAAACTCAACTTCACTGCAAGGTCCACGCCTTTGGTTGAAACAGGAGTCTTTCGAAATCCTGATTTAGTTCTAACGCTGGCAAATGTCTCCCATAGGGTTAGAGGACATGGAGCAGGAAGAACCGTTTGGGATATGGCAAAGAGATTCGGGGTCGGATTGACAGAGGTCACATGGGATATGCTAAGACTCGTTGATCATTATCCAATTGCTATTCTCAGAGTTGAAGATTAA
- a CDS encoding alanine--glyoxylate aminotransferase family protein: MVEPLLSFTGVSPYFNLIWALENVISLRGMMGVVDYLGNERELLMIPGPTMVSPRVLRTLAKPILSHVSGEFVEGYVEALRLQKELFGTDGTPFMLSGSGTLGMEAAIANLVERGDKVLCIENGFFGEKWEEIVEAHGGVVDRIRFEWGEALDLKRIEEKLSSNIYKAFTVEHVDTSTGIANRIDKVGELAKNTDALYIVDSVCGVAGMPLKMDKWNIDYCLTGSQKAIAAPPGTSMFCLNENAWTAIDRRKTPIDNYYCNLARWKPVMENPRGYFATPATGNVLGMLEALRIIHEEGIEARWRRHEIISDAFKAGIEALGLGQFPAKDSEAHTLSVPKIPAGIDDGDMRGLMRTKYGVIIAGGLGKLGGKTVRVGHMGNVTNNDIIATLSALEMSLMKLGYDMEPGSGLGTAEKILTSHKTEA; encoded by the coding sequence ATGGTAGAACCCCTATTATCATTCACAGGAGTTTCACCCTACTTTAACCTTATCTGGGCCTTGGAAAACGTTATCAGCCTGAGGGGGATGATGGGGGTGGTGGACTATTTGGGAAACGAGCGTGAACTTTTGATGATTCCGGGACCAACTATGGTCTCCCCACGGGTTCTTAGAACCCTAGCAAAGCCCATCCTCAGCCACGTCAGTGGCGAATTCGTGGAAGGCTACGTTGAGGCCCTAAGGCTACAAAAAGAGCTCTTCGGCACGGATGGTACGCCTTTCATGCTTTCTGGCAGTGGAACCCTAGGGATGGAGGCCGCAATTGCCAATCTCGTGGAGAGGGGGGACAAAGTCCTCTGTATTGAAAACGGCTTCTTTGGGGAGAAATGGGAGGAGATCGTTGAGGCCCATGGTGGCGTCGTGGACAGGATCAGATTTGAGTGGGGCGAGGCCCTCGATCTCAAGCGGATCGAGGAGAAATTATCCTCCAACATTTACAAGGCATTCACCGTGGAGCACGTGGACACTTCCACAGGGATCGCAAACCGGATTGATAAGGTGGGGGAACTCGCGAAAAACACGGATGCTCTCTATATCGTGGATAGCGTTTGTGGTGTAGCGGGGATGCCTCTAAAGATGGATAAATGGAACATCGACTATTGCCTTACTGGAAGCCAGAAAGCGATCGCCGCCCCCCCAGGAACATCAATGTTCTGTCTCAATGAGAACGCGTGGACGGCTATTGACAGGCGAAAGACTCCTATTGACAACTATTACTGCAACCTTGCTAGGTGGAAGCCCGTCATGGAGAACCCAAGAGGCTACTTTGCTACACCAGCCACAGGTAACGTACTCGGGATGTTAGAGGCCCTAAGGATCATCCATGAGGAGGGGATCGAGGCTCGGTGGAGACGCCATGAGATCATCTCCGATGCCTTCAAGGCTGGAATTGAAGCCTTGGGTCTGGGGCAGTTCCCTGCGAAGGACTCGGAGGCCCACACCCTTTCAGTGCCCAAGATCCCAGCTGGGATCGACGACGGTGACATGAGAGGATTGATGAGGACCAAGTACGGGGTGATCATCGCAGGAGGTCTAGGGAAGCTCGGGGGTAAGACGGTAAGGGTAGGCCATATGGGCAACGTAACGAATAATGATATCATCGCGACCTTATCAGCCCTCGAAATGAGCCTCATGAAACTTGGCTATGATATGGAGCCCGGATCTGGTCTGGGTACAGCTGAAAAGATTCTCACTTCGCACAAAACCGAGGCTTGA
- a CDS encoding CTP-dependent riboflavin kinase, translating into MSLKPFLWFTLYKLFRLGAGAGRVQVSTGKLAVVMGVSQQSSSRRLRLLEERGLVVRQRGFGSSTIRITGDGLGRLEEVYYGLREGLEGGVGDIEFEGAIFSGMYQGGYYISQPGYRDQIRELLGFNPFPGTLNVRLVGDYRGSRLALEGWPVVILKGFQSEDRAFGGAQCYPLMVNGVVDGALIVADRSRYDLSVMEVIAPIELRKRFGLEDGDLVKLTFPMVASTPATVE; encoded by the coding sequence TTGTCGTTAAAGCCGTTTCTCTGGTTCACGCTATACAAACTATTTAGGCTAGGAGCTGGTGCTGGTAGAGTACAGGTCTCAACGGGGAAGCTTGCGGTGGTGATGGGGGTATCTCAACAGTCTTCTTCTCGGCGGTTGCGGTTGTTGGAGGAGCGGGGGTTGGTAGTGAGGCAGAGAGGTTTTGGGAGTAGTACGATCAGGATCACAGGGGATGGTCTGGGAAGACTTGAGGAGGTCTATTACGGGTTGAGAGAGGGACTTGAGGGAGGCGTAGGGGATATCGAGTTTGAGGGGGCGATCTTCAGTGGCATGTATCAGGGGGGCTACTATATCTCTCAGCCCGGTTATCGAGATCAGATCCGGGAGTTGTTAGGGTTTAATCCTTTCCCGGGGACCTTAAACGTGCGGTTAGTAGGGGATTACCGGGGGTCTAGGCTGGCGTTGGAGGGATGGCCTGTGGTGATTTTAAAGGGGTTCCAATCTGAGGATCGGGCTTTCGGGGGTGCCCAGTGTTATCCGTTGATGGTGAATGGGGTGGTGGATGGAGCGTTAATCGTGGCAGATCGGTCTAGGTACGACCTGTCGGTGATGGAGGTAATCGCTCCGATTGAGCTCCGGAAAAGGTTTGGGTTGGAGGACGGGGATCTGGTGAAACTCACCTTCCCTATGGTGGCGTCTACGCCAGCGACGGTGGAGTGA
- a CDS encoding archease: MTPGFSYAEDGPTADLTVDAWGGTLDDVFQQSAIALFNAITPIEGISRNETREFEVEGHDLEALLFNFLDELLYLQEIDLIVFSGFDLEIDQERFTLKAVCHGESFDLTRHTQGIAIKAVTFHMMKIEQTDEGWNLRVVLDT, translated from the coding sequence ATGACACCAGGCTTTAGCTATGCCGAGGATGGTCCCACAGCTGATCTCACAGTTGATGCATGGGGAGGGACTCTGGACGACGTCTTCCAGCAGTCCGCAATCGCGCTGTTCAACGCGATCACCCCCATTGAGGGGATCAGCAGAAATGAGACTCGAGAATTCGAGGTAGAAGGACACGATCTTGAGGCCCTCCTCTTCAACTTCTTAGATGAGCTTCTATACCTTCAGGAGATAGACCTTATTGTATTCTCGGGTTTTGACTTGGAGATCGACCAGGAAAGATTTACCCTCAAGGCGGTCTGTCACGGTGAGTCCTTTGACCTGACTCGCCATACCCAAGGAATCGCAATAAAGGCAGTCACTTTTCACATGATGAAAATTGAGCAGACGGATGAAGGCTGGAACCTCAGGGTCGTCCTGGACACCTGA
- a CDS encoding ArsA-related P-loop ATPase yields MATKLVISVSGKGGTGKTTVTALLLKWLIQNSEKISLVVDADPATNLPDVLGIKIQRTVGQSSRELKDNIENGTLSPMLSKKDIIEANVFQTLVEEDSFDLLAMGRSEGEGCYCFVNNMLTRILDTLMMNYEVAFLDMEAGLEHLSRRTDRDVDSMIVVTDPSKMGLETARRIKEIVDEVHIDVKHIYLVGNRFTSDLEDLLMKSANDIGLEYGGLIPVDNNVSTYNLTGKPLLGIPDDSPAYKAIEKLAKKIGLTSK; encoded by the coding sequence ATGGCAACGAAACTGGTTATTTCGGTATCTGGCAAGGGCGGAACGGGTAAAACTACAGTCACTGCCCTCCTGCTAAAATGGCTCATCCAGAATTCGGAAAAGATTTCCCTCGTAGTAGATGCTGATCCCGCCACAAACCTCCCTGATGTCCTGGGAATTAAGATTCAACGGACAGTAGGACAGTCCTCGAGAGAGTTGAAAGACAATATCGAGAATGGCACGCTCTCGCCGATGCTTTCTAAAAAAGACATTATTGAGGCTAATGTCTTTCAGACCCTCGTCGAGGAGGACAGTTTCGACCTTCTCGCGATGGGGCGATCAGAGGGAGAAGGATGCTACTGCTTTGTCAATAATATGCTCACTAGAATCTTGGACACTCTAATGATGAACTATGAGGTGGCCTTCCTTGACATGGAAGCTGGTCTAGAACATCTTAGCAGAAGGACCGACAGAGACGTCGACTCCATGATTGTTGTTACAGATCCCTCAAAAATGGGCCTAGAGACCGCTAGAAGGATCAAGGAGATTGTAGATGAGGTTCATATCGATGTAAAGCACATTTATCTTGTAGGCAATAGATTCACTTCGGACTTGGAGGACCTCTTAATGAAGAGCGCAAATGATATTGGACTCGAGTACGGAGGTTTAATCCCGGTAGACAATAATGTGTCCACTTACAATTTAACTGGCAAGCCCTTGTTAGGCATCCCTGACGATTCACCTGCTTACAAAGCAATTGAAAAACTCGCTAAAAAGATAGGCTTAACCAGTAAATAG